From the genome of Streptomyces sp. S4.7:
CTGTTCTCGGCGACGCTGGACCGCAATGTGGACCTGCTGGTCCGCCGCTATCTGAACGACCCCGTGGTCCACTCCGTCGACGCCGCCGTCGGCACGGTCACCACCATGGAGCACCACGTCCTGCACGTGCAGAACGCCGACAAGTACGCGACCACCACGGAGATCGCGGCGCGCGACGGCCGGGTCCTGATGTTCCTGGACACCAAGCACGCCGTCGACCGGCTGACCGAGCACCTGCTCAACAGCGGCGTGCGCGCCGCCGCGCTGCACGGCGGCAAGTCCCAGCCGCAGCGCACCCGGACACTCGCCCGGTTCAAGACGGGCCACGTCACGGTCCTCGTGGCCACGAACGTCGCGGCACGCGGCATCCACATCGACAATCTCGACCTCGTCGTGAACGTCGACCCGCCGAGCGACCACAAGGACTATCTGCACCGCGGCGGGCGTACCGCCCGCGCCGGCGAGTCGGGCAGCGTCGTCACACTCGTCCTGCCCAACCAGCGCCGTGACATGACACGGCTGATGGCCGACGCGGGAATCGTCCCGCAGACCGCGCAGGTCCGCTCCGGCGAGGCGGAGCTGAGCCGGATCACCGGAGCCCAGGCACCCTCGGGCGTGCCCGTGGTCATCTCCACCCCCGTCTCGGAGCGCCCCAAGAGCGGTTCGGGCAGCCGGGGCCGCGGCCGTCCGTCCCAGGGCCGGAGGCCGTCGGGGAGCGGCGCCTCCCAGGGCCGCTCGGGCGGCGCGCGCCAGTCGTCGTCGCGCAGCTGGTCCGCGTAAGCGCACGGATCCAGCGGGTCCACATACGGCGGGCCCCGTCACCGGTCGGTGACGGGGCCCGCCGTATGTGGTGCGCCGTGCGTCGTGTCCGCGCGGCTCAGCTCTGCGCGGGGGTGCCGAGCATCGTCGACGCCGTCTCCAGCGCGCTGGGCTCCGCCGCCGGGGCGGGGACGGGGCGGCAGGTGAAGCCGAGACGGGTCAGGGCGCGGGTCACCTCGGAGGCGGAGAAGTCACGGCGGTCCTGGCGCGTGATCACCTCGCCCACCTGCTTCACCGGGTACGTACGGCGGCTGATCACGACGGACTCGCCCGTGATCGGTTCGGGCTTGATGCCCTTCATCGCCGCCTGCACCTCGCTCTTGACCAGGTCGAAGGGGAAGCGGGCGATGACGCAGCGCATAGTGCCTCGGCAAGGAGAAGGGGGATGCGGAGCCATCAGCATCCCACATGAACGCCGGGCCCGGAACCGGAACCTCCCCCGCCCATGTGGACCGATGCACGCGGATTCATCCGGGCGCTCCGGAATTTGATTACCAAAAAGGGCCCGGAATCGCCGGGCGGTGGCGAATCCGCCGGGGAGATCCGGGCGGTGATCCGGATCCGGGAGGTGATCGCGGCGGAAAACCGGGCAGGCACAGAAAGAGGCGCGAAGCCTGACCCCGCTCGGCGGGGGCCGTCAACGCCAGGAGTTCGCATGACCGCGTACGTCATCACCGTCCCGGGCACTTTCCTGCGCACGCTCGACGCGGACTCGCGCGCCGTACTGCTGCGCGCGCTGCGGCCCGCGGACCCGCAGCACACGGCTCTGGGTGAGGCCGAGGACCTGGACATGCTGACGGTGAACGAGGGTGGCACCTTCAGCATCCGGCTGGAGATCGAGGCGGAGAACAAGCGGGGCGCCGAGACGGAGGCGAAGCGGGTGGCGGGCGCCGCGCTGGACAAGGCCGGGTACTCGCAGGACGAGGCGCCGCTGGGGGCGGCGTTCGTCACGGGCATCGACAGCGAGTACTGACGACGCCGGGCCCCGCCGGGCCCTGATCGGTCTTCCGGGGGCGTGTCAGCCGCCGGACGGACTCAGCTCCTCGACGATGTCGTGGTCCAGCGAGGCGCGCACCAGCGCGGCGGCAAGGGCGGCGGGGCCCGCGTCCCCGGCGAGCCGGGTGAGCGCCGCGGTGTCGGTGCCGAGGCCCAGTTGTTCGGCGCCGCGCAGCGCCCTGGTGTCGAAGTACGGCGCCACTTCGGGCCAGACGGCCTGCGCCTCGCGCAGGAAGATGTCCGCCCCGACGGGTCCGATCCCCGGCAGGTCCTGGAGCAGTCGGCGCAGCACCGCGATGTCGCCGTCCGCCTCGGCGCGCATGCGGCGTGGGTCGCCGTGCCACCGCCGGATCAACAGCTCGGCGCCGTCGCCGAGTCGGGTG
Proteins encoded in this window:
- a CDS encoding DEAD/DEAH box helicase, whose protein sequence is MNRTPRTNDRYSRTRSGGSGGGGSRFRPQSSGSGRPGSSGRSYGRRPAAVQGEFALPVTVTPALPAVASFAELDMPSPVTTTLTGLGVSEPFPIQAATLPNSLAGRDVLGRGRTGSGKTLAFGLALLVRTAGQRAQPKQPLALVLVPTRELAQQVTDALTPYSRALKLRLATVVGGMSIGRQAGALRGGAEVVVATPGRLKDLIDRGDCRLDRVAITVLDEADQMADMGFMPQVTGLLDQVRPDGQRMLFSATLDRNVDLLVRRYLNDPVVHSVDAAVGTVTTMEHHVLHVQNADKYATTTEIAARDGRVLMFLDTKHAVDRLTEHLLNSGVRAAALHGGKSQPQRTRTLARFKTGHVTVLVATNVAARGIHIDNLDLVVNVDPPSDHKDYLHRGGRTARAGESGSVVTLVLPNQRRDMTRLMADAGIVPQTAQVRSGEAELSRITGAQAPSGVPVVISTPVSERPKSGSGSRGRGRPSQGRRPSGSGASQGRSGGARQSSSRSWSA
- a CDS encoding SCO5918 family protein — its product is MRCVIARFPFDLVKSEVQAAMKGIKPEPITGESVVISRRTYPVKQVGEVITRQDRRDFSASEVTRALTRLGFTCRPVPAPAAEPSALETASTMLGTPAQS
- a CDS encoding endonuclease, which encodes MNRRAVAQALLRSHGSTYAREAGIRLRDTPQPLYQLLLLALLLSAPIRAGVAVGTARALDEAGLRNPRRMTEATWQQRVDALGRGGYRRYDESTATRLGDGAELLIRRWHGDPRRMRAEADGDIAVLRRLLQDLPGIGPVGADIFLREAQAVWPEVAPYFDTRALRGAEQLGLGTDTAALTRLAGDAGPAALAAALVRASLDHDIVEELSPSGG